CGGCGCTCGCCGACGCGTTCGAACGACACGGCGACGAGATCGCGGCCGTCATCACCGAACCGCTGCTCGGCAACCGCGGGATCGTCCGCCCGGTCGAGGGGTTCCACGACACCGTCCGGGATCTGTGCGACGAGTACGGCGCGCTGTTCGTCCTCGACGAGGTCATCACCGGCTTCCGGGTCGGCGGCCTCTCGTGTGCGCAGGGGAAGTACGACATCGAACCGGACCTGACGACGTTCGCGAAGATCGTCGGCGGCGGCTTTCCCGTCGGCGCGATCGGCGGCCGCGCGTCGGTGATGGAGGAGTTCACGCCGACCGGCGAGGTGTTCGAGTCGGGGACGTTCAACGGGCACCCGGTCGCGATGGCGGCCGGCCTGGCGACCCTCGAGTACGCCGAGGAGAACGACGTCTACGAACGCGTCGACGCGCTCGGCGATCGGCTCCGGACCGGCCTCAGCGAGATCGTCGCGGACCACGCGCCCGAGTACGCGGTCGTCGGCACGGACTCGATGTTCAAGCTCCTGTTCACCCGCGACGAGTCGGTCGATGGATCCGACCGCTACCCGCGAGACGGCGGCGACGTCGACGCCGGCGACACCGAGCGCTGGCGGCGGCTCTTTCGACCCGCGATGAAAGACCGGGGGATCCTTCTGCCGCCCAATCAGTTCGAGAGCCAGTTCGTGAGCGACGCGCACACCGAGGCGGACGTCGAGCGGACCCTCGAGGCCTACAAGGACGTCCTCGCCTGACCGTCGCCGGAGTTCGAGATCGGACGCCGGACGCTCGACGCCCCACTCCATCGCGATAGCCCTTTTTCGAAGGCGATCCAAGGGCCACCGAACTACCGATGTCGTCCCCGACGATCACCGTCGTCCGCAACGAGGTCGATCCCGACTGCGAGTACCACTGCGACGCCTTAGCGGGGGTCGTCTCCGACGCCGCGGCCGACGCTCGAGCGGTCGACTACCCGGCCGGCGAGCGTCCAGACCTCGAGGAGACGGACGGCGTCGTCATCACGGGGAGTACGGCGGGCGTCTACGAGGTCGACGACCGGCCGTGGATCGCCGACCAGAAGCGGCTCGTCCGGGAGCTGGTCGACCGCGAGATCCCGACGCTGGGCGTCTGCTTCGGCCATCAGATCGCCAACGCGGCGCTGGGCGGAACCGTCGAGCGGGCCGAGACGATCGCCCGCCCGGTCGACGCCGATCTCGCGGACGACCCGCTCTTCGACGGCGTCTCGTCGGTCGTCCCGGTCGCCCACGGGGACGTCGTCACCGAACCCGGCGACGGGATGGACGCGATCGCGTCGGCCGACTACTACCCCGCGTTCGCGACGCGCCACCGGACGGCGCCGCTGTGGACCGTTCAGTTCCACCCCGAGTTCACCGCCGCGCTGCGCGAGCGACTCGAGGCGGACTTCGGCTGGACCGAGGCCGAGCGCGGGTTCGGCGACGTGAACGCGACCCGGGTCGTCGAGAACTTCGCGTCGATCGTCGACGACGCGACCGCGGCGGAGTGAGAAGCGCGTCGCAGTGCGATCGGGTCGCCGCTCGAGCGCGACTCGAGGACGACGTCAGTCGTCGCTGGTCGGGTCTGGGTTGCCGTTGCTGGCGGCGGGGTTCTCGGCGATGAGCCAGCCGTTCTCGGTCGCGCGCTCGGCGATCTGTGGCTGGAAGACCCACGCGCTCAGGGCGACGATCGGAATCATGGTGAGCCCGACGACCGCGTAGCCGAGGTGAAGGTTCGACAGGAACGGCGCGGCGAAGATCAGCGGGTAGATCGAGCCGCCGGAGGAGCCGATGCCGCCGACGAAGCCGGCCACGGAGCCCGAGTTGTCGGGGAACATCGCGGGCACCTGGGCGAAGATCGCCCCTTCGGCGAACGCGCAGCCGGTTCCGACGAGGAAGCCGGCGACGACGGCGACGTAGATGTTGCCGGTCAGGCCGGCCGCCGTCATGCCGAACATAGCGCACACGACGAACACGAGCGTCGCGAACGTCCACTGCTCGCGGTAACGGCCCGTAAACCACGGAAGGATATTCTTCTCCTCGCGCGCGACGAGATCGCTGACGTAGCCGCCGATCGGGCGGAGCAGCCCCGCCGCGATCGAGAACGTCGCCGCGAACGTCGCCGCGATCACGATGTCGCTCTGGCCGAACGCCTCGCGGTAGTAGGTGCCAAGCCAGCCGTTCATCGCCAGCTCGAGGCCGAAGGTCATGACGTACGCCACCGCGAGCACGACCGCGCCGTGGCGCGTCGCGATGTAGAGCCACTGCTCCCGGCTGACGCCCTGCTTGGTTTCCGCGCGTTTCGCGGCGCTTTTCGCCGCGTCGCCGAAGACGAAGTACAGGATGCCGATCGCGACGGCGAGCACGCCAGTGTAGAAGAACGCGGCTCGCCAGTTCGACGAGAACAGCGGTCCGGCGTACCCCTCGCCGAAGAGCCGCGGCAGGGTGAAGTACGCGCCCAGTCCCGCGCCGGCGTTGCCGATCCCGGCGAAGATCCCCTCCGCCGTCCCGAGTTCCTCCGCTTCGAACCACTCGGAGACGTGCTGGATGCCGATGACGAAGGTGATCCCCGCCAGCGAGGCGACGATCCGCGAGGCCGTAAACACCTCGTAGGTCTGCGCGAACGCGCTGACGATCGCGAAGGTACCGACGAGCAGCATCGTGCCCCCCGCCGTCACCGGCGCCCCGTACTTGTCGGTCAGCGGGCCGACGACGATCCGGCCGAGCGGCACGGCGATGACGGCCGCGCTCGAGACGATCCCGAGTTGGGCCACCGAGAGCCCGAACTCGTCGGCGATCTCGCCCGTGAAGGGGGCGAAGGAGAACCAGATGACGAACCCGAGGTTGAACATCGCCGTCGCGAGGATCAGGTTCTTGTACTTCGCGGGAATCATGCGGCTCCCTCACCCCCGTTCGCCGAATCTCGGCCTGCGTGTGACTCGCGTGCTGAGGTCAGATTTTGAGTACAATCGTTTTCTTTCTCCCGGATACGGATGTTGGACGAACTCATATTCTGAATTAGACTGGACGTCTGATGCTATAAAAGCGTATTTCTTAGACGAACTCAATACTAGTGTGGAGTAGCTATCGGACTAAACCCCCTCTAGGACTTCATCGAAGTCAACGGATAGTCGGGAGAATACGAAAGATTAAACTAAAAACGGAAATATGTCGACGGATATCGCTACGTAACTCGCGAAGAGAAAAGCTCGCCCGCCAGCGACTCACTCGTCTAAGTGTTCGATACCTTTCTTCGAGACGTTCGCCTCCGTGATCTCGCCGGGCATCCAGTCGGGCTTGTCGTCGGGAGCCGTCTCCTCCCACGCCCAGCCGTCGTAGATGTGGACCTTGTCCGTTCCCTTCTCCCGTAACCTGAGCTCGACGCGTTCCGCGGCGTCCTCGCTCGAGCCGGGCTCGAGCCGCCGGGCCGCCTTGAGAGCGGCCTGTCGCGGGGTGTTTCCGGAGAAGACGCTCGATTCTTCGCCGTCCGACTCGCGCAGTGCAAAGTTTCGTTTCCCGTCTTCGCGTACCATAAGTTTCGCCTCCGTGTCAATCCAGCACACGATCCGACATAAAGATATCCCCCAAAACCGACCGACTGCGGCGGTATCTTTAAGTAAGTAGCTTCCGCCAGTGTACCGCACTACCCGGCGGACGACTCCAACGATGCTGACGGTTCCGTCCCCTGGTTTCACCGCTCGTTCGGTCATTCGTTGAGGCGTCGAAAACACTTAAGTATATCCTACGGCGAAGTTCGGGATAGAATCCCGCGATGGTACGGAAAAAGAAGCTGAGTCCAAGCGGTGCCAAAGACGAAGACGGCAACTATCACAACGTCCATCTGAACCTCCACGAGGACGAACTGGCAGTCGCGGGCATGGATATCGGCGACGAGGTTTTCGTCCGCGTCCGAGACGGCAAGATCATCATCCAGAAAGCCGACGAGGAAGACGTCGAACACGAGTTCTGACTCCGCCGCGCTCGCGTCGCGGCCGCGCAGCGTACGTCCCAGCGTTGCTCGGGAATTCGAGGCGCCGTCGATACTACAACTGCTGTGACTGTCGCTTCGCGCGGCGATCGGTTTCCGCGTGACTACCGAATCACGTTCGCTCCGTCAAATGCGTCGCCGACCGCGAATCCGGCTTTCGAGCGCAACTCGATGAGCTAACTTCATCAGATTGCCGCTCTCCTATATCCAATCATAATATTCGGTTAGTTTCAGAACTGTACGGTTGATTGGATCTTGTTCGGTTCTTATCGGCCGAAACGACTTATAATATCCAATTACAATCACGCTCCGATATGAAACGGAGACGGCTACTTGCCGGAGTCGGATCGGTGTCGACGCTCTGTATCGCCGGCTGTACGGGTTCGGAGGATTCGCCGAACGGTGACGGCGATGGAACCGGAAACGGCGGGCAATCGAACGGCGACGAGGAGACGACGGGGACGGCGGAGACGGTGGTCGTTGAATCGGGCGATTCGATTCAGCATGCGATCGACGAGGTCAGTCCGAACGGAACCGTCGAGGTGCGGTCGGGGACGTACGTGGAGTCCCTCGCGGTCGACAAGAAACTCGTGCTCACCGCTCCGGACGGCGCGGCCCTCGACGGCGTCGACGCCGACGGCGGTTCGGCCATTACGGTGTCGGAGTCCGGCGTTCAGATCGAAGGGTTCGAAATCTTCGATTACGAGACCGCCGGGATTCGTACCTCCGGCGATCCCGCCGAGATTTCGATTACTGACGTCGAGCTATACAATATCTCGGGAGCGGCACTCCAGGTTACCGCCGAGACCGTCTCGCTCGCCGACGTCACCCTCGAGGACAACGGCGGAGCGGCCAGTATCGAAGCGTCTGCCGACGGCGACGTGACGGTACGCAACAGCAACTTCGTCCGTTCTGCTGCTGGTGGACTCACCATCGCCGGCGGGAAGACGGTCGTCCTCGACGGCGTCGAAGCGCTGCAAAACGGCGGGACGGGCATCAGCGTCGGCGGCGGGAACGTGCGCGGACAGACGGTCGAGGTCACGGGCGTGACCAGTTTGGAGAACGGCGGGAGCGGGCTCTCCGTCACCGGAACGCGGGGGGACGATACCGTGACCGTCGAGACCGTCGAGGCCGTCGATAATTCGAGCTACGGCGTCGATATCGCGGCCGAGTCCGTGGACGTGACCGGCCTCGATCTCCGGGAAAACGGGACCGGAAGCGGGCTCTCGATCGAGAGCACCAGCGACGGCGACGTGGCGGTACGCGATAGCGATGTCACGCACGACGGCGGATACGGGATTCGCGTCGCCGGCGGGAAGACGATCGAAATCGAAGGGATCGAACTACTCCAGAACGGGAACGATCAGCTCCGCGTCGAAGGCGGAGACGTTCGCGGACAGACGGTCTCCGTTCGCAACTCGTCGATGACCGAGAACGAGAGCGGTAACGGTCTCTCCATCATCGGAACGAGCGGCGACGATACGGTCACCGTCGAGAACGTCGATTTCGTCGACAACTCGTATCACGGCATCGATGTCGCGGCCGAAACCGTAGACATCACCGGCGTCGAGGTACAGAGCGGCGGGGCCGCGGACAGCGGTATCTCGATCGAAAGTTCGAGTAACGGCGACGTGACGGTGCGCGATACCACAGTCACCGATACCGAGCGGGAAACGACGACGAGTTGGTTCAGCTCCAGTGTCGACGAGTACGGCTACGGGATTCACGTCGTCAACGGCGAGACGATCGAGGTCGAAAACGTCGAACTGCGCCGGAACGAGGGGACTCAACTCAATATCGAAGGGAACGACGTTCGCGGACAGACGGTCGACGTGCGCAATTCGTCGTTCATCGAGAGTGCGAGCGGAGACGGCGTTCGCGTCCTCGGTACGAGAGGTGACGACGAACAGACGGTTACGAACTGCGTCGCCGAGGACAATTCTGGCCACGGATTCTCCCTCGGTGCGGAAACGGTCGTCATCGAGGAAACGTCCGCCGGCGGGAACGGCCGCGGCTCGTTAGAGTTGACCACGATCACCGAAGAGGAGGCGACGATCCGGAACAGCTTCTGATTGAGTCGCGGTCTCCCTTCGCCTTCGACCGCGCACTACTCGTTTTCCGTCGATCGATCGTCCTCGAGCGAGAATCGGAGTCGGCCGAAACCCGATCGTGATCGGCGGTCGTTCGCGGACCTACCGTAACGCCTCGAGGTCGAACTCGAAGGCCGCGACGGGCACCTCGAGGTCGTGCTCGACGAGCACCTTCGGATGGACCTCGCCGATGACGCCGACTTCCTCGCCGTCGATGACGACGGCTGCGGTGCGACCCGGGATGAAGGTCGGATGATCGGTCGGCGGCGTCTCGAGGTCGACGTCGAAGTTCTCCGCGAGCGCCTGCAGGCGCGCCTTGGCGTCCTCGTAGCCCGCTTCGTGGCTCGCGAGGACGGCTCCGACGTGGCGGTTCTCGCCGACGCCGGTGTTCTCGCGCTCGTCGACGCGGGCCGTGAAGCCGATCTCCGAGAGGTGCTGGGGGTACGAGCGGTGGGTGTTGCGCTCTAAGACCATCAGCAGCGAGGGCATGGTCCAGGTCCGCAGCATGGTGTAGTCCTCGCTGTAGGCCTCCTTGATGGTCGCCGGCTCCCCGGCGCCGTACGCGTCGCTCCCGGGCTCGATATCCATGCGCTCGTAGTTCTCCGCCTCGTTGATCATGTGGAAGTTGAGGAGGTCCTCGAAGCCCAGCCCGACCAGCTGGGTGCGCGCGGCGCGCTCGAGGCGGGAGCGCTCGTGGCGGCCGCCGACGGTCCCCACGTCGGGATAGGTCGGCTCGAGGTCGTTGAAGCCGTAGGCGCGCCCGAGGTCGTCGATGACGTCCAGCGGGTGGAGGACGTCGACGCGGTAGGGCGGGACGGTGACCTCGTAGACCAGGTCTCCGTCGTCGTTCTCCTCGCGTTCGGCCTCGAGGCCGGAACGCTCGGCGAGGTCGATCACTTCCTCGGGGTCGAGGCCGATGCCGAGGATGGTCTCGATGCGGTCGTGGGCGACCGTCTTCGTCTTCGTCGAGAGGTCCGGCCGGACGATCTCGCGGTCGGGGTATTCAACTTCGACGTCCTCGAGCGTGGCCCCGCGCGCGGCCAGCGCGTAGCAGACGATGTTGAGCATCTTGTCGATCGTCCACTGGTCGGTGCCCGTCATCTCGACGAACAGGTCTCTCGAGTCCGTCGAGACCTCGGTCCGGCGGCCGTTGATGACCGGCGGGAACGAGAACAGCCCCAGATCGTCGTAGATCGCGGGGTAGCGCTCGTACTCGCTGACGAGGTCGGCGTAGGTCTGGCCGGTCTGGTGGTCCTCGAGGA
This portion of the Haloterrigena gelatinilytica genome encodes:
- a CDS encoding non-histone chromosomal MC1 family protein — its product is MVREDGKRNFALRESDGEESSVFSGNTPRQAALKAARRLEPGSSEDAAERVELRLREKGTDKVHIYDGWAWEETAPDDKPDWMPGEITEANVSKKGIEHLDE
- a CDS encoding right-handed parallel beta-helix repeat-containing protein encodes the protein MKRRRLLAGVGSVSTLCIAGCTGSEDSPNGDGDGTGNGGQSNGDEETTGTAETVVVESGDSIQHAIDEVSPNGTVEVRSGTYVESLAVDKKLVLTAPDGAALDGVDADGGSAITVSESGVQIEGFEIFDYETAGIRTSGDPAEISITDVELYNISGAALQVTAETVSLADVTLEDNGGAASIEASADGDVTVRNSNFVRSAAGGLTIAGGKTVVLDGVEALQNGGTGISVGGGNVRGQTVEVTGVTSLENGGSGLSVTGTRGDDTVTVETVEAVDNSSYGVDIAAESVDVTGLDLRENGTGSGLSIESTSDGDVAVRDSDVTHDGGYGIRVAGGKTIEIEGIELLQNGNDQLRVEGGDVRGQTVSVRNSSMTENESGNGLSIIGTSGDDTVTVENVDFVDNSYHGIDVAAETVDITGVEVQSGGAADSGISIESSSNGDVTVRDTTVTDTERETTTSWFSSSVDEYGYGIHVVNGETIEVENVELRRNEGTQLNIEGNDVRGQTVDVRNSSFIESASGDGVRVLGTRGDDEQTVTNCVAEDNSGHGFSLGAETVVIEETSAGGNGRGSLELTTITEEEATIRNSF
- the pheT gene encoding phenylalanine--tRNA ligase subunit beta; translation: MPTVDIDPDELRDLTGREEKSDDELKDDLFGLGLEFEGRTEDGEFELEFAPDRLDRLSVEGVARSMRYHYGDSRGVHVPSTNSADWTIEVDESVPDERPYVTGAVIRDVDLDEEALESLIQLQEKLHATMGRKRAKGAIGIHDLTMLKGRSATDESAPTIEYVGLEPDEDTFVPLDSDREMTPAEVLEDHQTGQTYADLVSEYERYPAIYDDLGLFSFPPVINGRRTEVSTDSRDLFVEMTGTDQWTIDKMLNIVCYALAARGATLEDVEVEYPDREIVRPDLSTKTKTVAHDRIETILGIGLDPEEVIDLAERSGLEAEREENDDGDLVYEVTVPPYRVDVLHPLDVIDDLGRAYGFNDLEPTYPDVGTVGGRHERSRLERAARTQLVGLGFEDLLNFHMINEAENYERMDIEPGSDAYGAGEPATIKEAYSEDYTMLRTWTMPSLLMVLERNTHRSYPQHLSEIGFTARVDERENTGVGENRHVGAVLASHEAGYEDAKARLQALAENFDVDLETPPTDHPTFIPGRTAAVVIDGEEVGVIGEVHPKVLVEHDLEVPVAAFEFDLEALR
- a CDS encoding type 1 glutamine amidotransferase — its product is MSSPTITVVRNEVDPDCEYHCDALAGVVSDAAADARAVDYPAGERPDLEETDGVVITGSTAGVYEVDDRPWIADQKRLVRELVDREIPTLGVCFGHQIANAALGGTVERAETIARPVDADLADDPLFDGVSSVVPVAHGDVVTEPGDGMDAIASADYYPAFATRHRTAPLWTVQFHPEFTAALRERLEADFGWTEAERGFGDVNATRVVENFASIVDDATAAE
- a CDS encoding MFS transporter — its product is MIPAKYKNLILATAMFNLGFVIWFSFAPFTGEIADEFGLSVAQLGIVSSAAVIAVPLGRIVVGPLTDKYGAPVTAGGTMLLVGTFAIVSAFAQTYEVFTASRIVASLAGITFVIGIQHVSEWFEAEELGTAEGIFAGIGNAGAGLGAYFTLPRLFGEGYAGPLFSSNWRAAFFYTGVLAVAIGILYFVFGDAAKSAAKRAETKQGVSREQWLYIATRHGAVVLAVAYVMTFGLELAMNGWLGTYYREAFGQSDIVIAATFAATFSIAAGLLRPIGGYVSDLVAREEKNILPWFTGRYREQWTFATLVFVVCAMFGMTAAGLTGNIYVAVVAGFLVGTGCAFAEGAIFAQVPAMFPDNSGSVAGFVGGIGSSGGSIYPLIFAAPFLSNLHLGYAVVGLTMIPIVALSAWVFQPQIAERATENGWLIAENPAASNGNPDPTSDD
- the hemL gene encoding glutamate-1-semialdehyde 2,1-aminomutase, whose translation is MNEETTRALYERSLSTLVGGVNSPVRAGSQPYPEFVERGEGAHVVDVDGNRYLDYVMGYGPLLLGHDLPDPVRDAVDGAVDAGPMYGLSTDLEVELAEFIADHVPSVERLRFVNSGTEATAAAVRLARGATGRDKIVVMQGGYHGGHESFLVEGDAERPRPGSAGVPEAFAEQTIPVPFNDETALADAFERHGDEIAAVITEPLLGNRGIVRPVEGFHDTVRDLCDEYGALFVLDEVITGFRVGGLSCAQGKYDIEPDLTTFAKIVGGGFPVGAIGGRASVMEEFTPTGEVFESGTFNGHPVAMAAGLATLEYAEENDVYERVDALGDRLRTGLSEIVADHAPEYAVVGTDSMFKLLFTRDESVDGSDRYPRDGGDVDAGDTERWRRLFRPAMKDRGILLPPNQFESQFVSDAHTEADVERTLEAYKDVLA